In Liolophura sinensis isolate JHLJ2023 chromosome 2, CUHK_Ljap_v2, whole genome shotgun sequence, a genomic segment contains:
- the LOC135462911 gene encoding uncharacterized protein LOC135462911 isoform X1 has protein sequence MASRPMASPGMTSQCVLSSCCVLVVILKQSLSEAATISTDVSLPMNTSENVTVNETFEMATQEQFTNTTSGSTAATIASSTVVTNSTQDVEDHEDYTGVIVGSSVAGGLGVVLVTVCICCLIRSRLKVRRKQPSISTIYNTTDG, from the exons ATGGCGTCACGCCCCATGGCGTCACCAGGCATGACGTCACAATGTGTCCTTTCGTCGTGCTGTGTATTAGTCGTGATTTTGAAACAGAGTTTGTCAGAAG CTGCAACCATAAGCACTGATGTAAGTCTGCCAATGAATACATCTGAAAATGTGACAG TAAACGAAACATTTGAGATGGCAACCCAGGAACAGTTTACAAACACAACTAGCG GGAGCACAGCGGCCACGATTGCTTCAAGTACAGTCGTGACAAACTCTACCCAAG ATGTTGAGGACCATGAGGACTACACGGGCGTGATTGTCGGCTCATCAGTAGCTGGGGGTCTCGGGGTCGTCCTAGTCACGGTGTGCATCTGCTGTCTCATCCG CTCTAGACTGAAGGTCAGACGCAAGCAACCAAGTATATCCACCATATACAACACAACCGATGGTTGA
- the LOC135462911 gene encoding uncharacterized protein LOC135462911 isoform X2: MASRPMASPGMTSQCVLSSCCVLVVILKQSLSEAATISTDVSLPMNTSENVTGSTAATIASSTVVTNSTQDVEDHEDYTGVIVGSSVAGGLGVVLVTVCICCLIRSRLKVRRKQPSISTIYNTTDG, from the exons ATGGCGTCACGCCCCATGGCGTCACCAGGCATGACGTCACAATGTGTCCTTTCGTCGTGCTGTGTATTAGTCGTGATTTTGAAACAGAGTTTGTCAGAAG CTGCAACCATAAGCACTGATGTAAGTCTGCCAATGAATACATCTGAAAATGTGACAG GGAGCACAGCGGCCACGATTGCTTCAAGTACAGTCGTGACAAACTCTACCCAAG ATGTTGAGGACCATGAGGACTACACGGGCGTGATTGTCGGCTCATCAGTAGCTGGGGGTCTCGGGGTCGTCCTAGTCACGGTGTGCATCTGCTGTCTCATCCG CTCTAGACTGAAGGTCAGACGCAAGCAACCAAGTATATCCACCATATACAACACAACCGATGGTTGA